One Deltaproteobacteria bacterium genomic region harbors:
- the dusB gene encoding tRNA dihydrouridine synthase DusB, protein MRIGTLELDGTALLAPMAAVTDLPFRTVCEEHGVALTVTEFLSAHALQAGAQKTVDKLTPSLGGRPFGVQIFGREEEPMTVAAQMAVDIGASLVDINMGCPAKRVVAGACGSALMREPELAQQLVRIVRAAVPAHIPVTVKHRAGWDDAHLNAPEFACAMVEAGAAMVTVHGRTRSQGFSGRSSLDVIRRVRDAVPAHVPVVGNGDVVDVDGYRRMREVTGCDAVMIGRGAMGNPWLFSAIRAVEAGEPDPGPPSIDDRLRVFERHVELLREHKPGATLFHEIRKACAWYAKGLRGCNALRKRAWTIEDPDALVELVRGYFASLRGADRCAA, encoded by the coding sequence GTGCGCATCGGGACGCTCGAACTCGACGGGACGGCGCTGCTGGCGCCGATGGCGGCGGTGACGGACCTGCCGTTCCGCACCGTGTGTGAGGAGCACGGCGTCGCACTCACGGTGACCGAGTTTCTGTCGGCGCACGCGCTGCAAGCCGGCGCGCAAAAGACCGTCGACAAGCTCACGCCCAGCCTCGGCGGGCGGCCGTTCGGCGTGCAGATCTTCGGCCGCGAGGAGGAGCCGATGACCGTCGCCGCGCAGATGGCAGTCGATATCGGCGCGTCGCTGGTCGACATCAACATGGGGTGCCCAGCCAAGCGTGTGGTGGCCGGGGCGTGCGGCTCCGCGTTGATGCGCGAGCCCGAGCTGGCGCAGCAGCTCGTCCGCATCGTTCGCGCCGCCGTGCCCGCGCACATCCCGGTGACGGTCAAGCATCGTGCCGGCTGGGACGACGCGCACCTCAACGCGCCGGAGTTCGCGTGCGCCATGGTCGAGGCCGGCGCCGCGATGGTGACGGTGCACGGGCGGACTCGCTCGCAGGGCTTCTCGGGCCGGTCGTCGCTCGACGTCATCCGCAGGGTGCGCGACGCCGTGCCCGCGCACGTGCCGGTCGTCGGCAACGGCGACGTGGTCGACGTCGACGGCTACCGCCGGATGCGCGAGGTCACCGGCTGCGACGCGGTGATGATCGGGCGCGGCGCGATGGGCAACCCGTGGCTGTTTTCCGCCATCCGTGCGGTCGAGGCGGGCGAGCCCGACCCGGGGCCTCCGTCGATCGACGACCGCCTTCGCGTGTTCGAGCGCCACGTCGAACTCCTGCGCGAACACAAGCCCGGCGCCACGCTGTTCCACGAAATCCGCAAGGCGTGCGCCTGGTACGCCAAAGGGTTGCGCGGGTGTAATGCGCTGCGCAAGCGCGCGTGGACGATCGAGGACCCTGACGCGCTCGTCGAGCTGGTGCGCGGCTACTTCGCATCGCTGCGCGGCGCCGATCGCTGCGCCGCGTGA
- a CDS encoding molybdenum cofactor guanylyltransferase → MVSAACAILAGGRATRLGGMCKPLADVGGAPILDRQLEVLREVFDEIAIAASNAAPFAGYGLPVIPDAVDGAGPLGGLAAALAWCPQPRLFAVAGDMPFLSPAVIERLLAIDGRLVVPVVGGRPHPLHAVYARDLAATVRQRLAAGRRALRDLLDLPGAVAVDADDLRALDPELRCLVNVNTATDLQMARASVQS, encoded by the coding sequence GTGGTCTCCGCGGCGTGCGCAATTCTGGCCGGCGGCCGCGCGACGCGGCTCGGCGGCATGTGCAAGCCGCTGGCCGACGTCGGCGGCGCACCCATCCTCGACCGCCAGCTCGAGGTGCTGCGCGAGGTGTTCGACGAGATCGCGATCGCCGCGTCGAACGCCGCGCCGTTCGCCGGCTACGGCCTGCCCGTCATTCCCGACGCGGTCGATGGCGCCGGCCCGCTCGGTGGCCTCGCGGCCGCGCTCGCGTGGTGCCCGCAGCCGCGGCTGTTCGCGGTCGCGGGCGACATGCCGTTTCTGTCGCCGGCGGTGATCGAGCGGTTGCTCGCGATCGACGGCCGGCTGGTCGTGCCGGTGGTCGGCGGCCGACCGCATCCGCTGCACGCCGTGTATGCGCGCGACCTGGCGGCGACGGTGCGCCAGCGGCTCGCGGCCGGCCGGCGCGCGCTGCGCGACCTGCTCGACCTCCCCGGTGCGGTCGCGGTGGACGCGGACGACCTGCGGGCGCTGGACCCGGAGCTGCGCTGCCTCGTGAACGTGAATACGGCGACCGACTTGCAAATGGCGCGCGCGTCGGTACAGTCGTGA